A portion of the Coraliomargarita parva genome contains these proteins:
- a CDS encoding sialidase family protein: MQHFIVSRDDSIYQAWPDLALTQSGRLVCVFSECTHHFKRTFTRIVCVISDDRGVTWSEKRPISEPLHKQVEDDPHWNCARITALSDGRLIVIVDRIAGEEEGNKGGEQSNWFFFSDDDGETWTGPMATPFDGMVPDQVIEIPSGQHEGRWLVSTHKGLQGPDRKLWEQRCWYSDDAGATWEGPFIAASSTEYQLCEGSIMALPTGELVCYLRENSGQGFGAFKTMSRDGGSTWSELVEFPLCGCHRPVSGLLQSGHVLITYRFLQGGAGPHGWGTQNFFAALTDQESCLAESRKDAHARIMPIAYDRSDRADLGYSGWVQFPDGEIYIVYYIKDDAPQAHIRGCSLREDEFYV; this comes from the coding sequence ATGCAGCATTTTATCGTTAGTCGTGATGACTCCATCTACCAGGCGTGGCCGGATTTAGCACTCACACAGAGTGGACGTCTGGTCTGTGTGTTCAGTGAATGCACGCATCATTTTAAGCGCACCTTCACACGTATTGTTTGTGTGATTTCCGATGACCGCGGTGTGACTTGGTCCGAAAAACGCCCAATTTCTGAGCCCTTGCATAAGCAGGTTGAAGACGATCCGCACTGGAACTGCGCCCGCATCACCGCCTTGAGCGATGGACGTCTGATCGTGATCGTCGACCGCATCGCCGGCGAAGAAGAGGGAAATAAAGGCGGTGAGCAAAGTAACTGGTTCTTCTTCAGTGATGATGATGGCGAGACCTGGACCGGGCCGATGGCAACTCCATTTGACGGCATGGTGCCCGATCAGGTGATCGAGATTCCATCTGGGCAGCATGAAGGGCGTTGGCTTGTCTCCACGCACAAGGGCTTGCAAGGTCCGGATCGCAAACTCTGGGAGCAGCGCTGCTGGTATTCAGACGATGCGGGAGCTACCTGGGAGGGACCTTTTATTGCAGCTAGTTCTACGGAGTATCAATTGTGCGAAGGCAGTATCATGGCCTTGCCGACTGGAGAGTTGGTTTGCTATCTGCGTGAGAATTCAGGGCAGGGCTTCGGTGCTTTTAAAACAATGAGTCGTGATGGTGGCAGCACCTGGTCCGAACTTGTGGAGTTTCCGCTGTGCGGTTGCCACCGCCCGGTTTCCGGCCTCTTGCAGAGTGGTCATGTATTGATCACCTATCGTTTCTTGCAGGGGGGCGCCGGACCGCATGGATGGGGCACTCAGAACTTTTTTGCGGCACTGACGGATCAGGAGTCCTGTTTGGCTGAGTCGCGCAAAGATGCGCACGCACGGATCATGCCGATCGCCTATGATCGCAGCGATCGCGCGGACTTAGGGTATTCGGGCTGGGTTCAGTTTCCCGACGGCGAGATCTACATCGTTTATTACATCAAGGACGATGCCCCGCAGGCACACATTCGCGGCTGTTCTCTCCGCGAAGACGAATTTTACGTTTAA
- a CDS encoding right-handed parallel beta-helix repeat-containing protein, whose protein sequence is MTHFKLTRLASLVLLLFPCFLQASINAQDVGLVGDGVTDNTAALQLAMAGGDVEIVLPEGVYLLGTVEVPGGVVLRGEPGAKIRINTNLIQKFEELTWAMQNRKNALFILKGDHITLRDLEFDYTLTDAEGLTTDQLPGMIITGKGFAGIQLIGLKAERPQIGDPIPVDQRKTRGVGQQRFPKSKEPNTRPFSLAHFEGCSDILMRDCRATFMSAMLSVVECSNVWADQNRATDSYAITIARGGNKSLMHTQNWSRNVSHQCRWFGGNANDHRKLKEGDDGWDTATEVVRDLKRGDEGFNNFTQGEYDIIVANNYAEYGQTLSWGAKGRKIIFQGNIARFMTDYAIGSEGGEEVIFNGNVVTNGYTAGFVCMYWSDKLVFSNNIVMVKDEPIEMEYSTYSTPEPYQGNFIRLHSAGPNYKSGAGQTLITGNLFVNELKDRPRNINIAGSRDVTISNNKFVNGGIRTKGGTGRVLVLGNDFRMNIPYEEQWLRIAEGVDEFIFRNNVVKSEAPLENRSPTEWLMIAGTSARRDEAPKTRMIEENVIEGFPKAVAVRVSSEDVKDKILVSNNRTDGGLYLEGLASGYYAYIEGNVDLRTMSPMKVQILNRVPDPLPEPKPTPQDLADEDSEKVTL, encoded by the coding sequence ATGACACATTTCAAACTGACTCGTTTGGCTAGTCTCGTCCTTTTACTTTTTCCCTGCTTTTTGCAGGCCTCTATCAATGCCCAGGATGTGGGCTTGGTCGGAGATGGAGTTACTGACAATACGGCTGCCCTTCAACTGGCGATGGCGGGGGGCGACGTTGAAATCGTCTTACCGGAAGGCGTCTATTTACTCGGCACGGTGGAGGTTCCTGGTGGTGTGGTTCTACGGGGCGAACCCGGTGCCAAAATCCGTATTAATACGAACTTGATCCAAAAGTTCGAGGAACTCACTTGGGCGATGCAAAATCGTAAAAACGCGCTCTTCATCCTGAAAGGGGATCACATCACTTTGCGCGATTTGGAGTTCGATTACACCCTGACCGATGCGGAAGGCCTAACGACTGATCAACTCCCGGGCATGATCATCACCGGTAAAGGATTTGCGGGCATTCAACTCATCGGCTTGAAAGCAGAGCGCCCGCAAATCGGAGACCCCATTCCCGTTGATCAACGTAAGACCCGCGGGGTTGGCCAGCAACGTTTTCCCAAGAGCAAGGAACCCAATACGCGACCTTTTTCCTTGGCGCATTTTGAGGGTTGCTCGGACATTCTTATGCGTGATTGTCGCGCGACCTTCATGTCAGCCATGCTGAGCGTTGTCGAATGCAGCAATGTGTGGGCGGACCAAAACCGGGCCACTGACAGCTATGCGATAACCATTGCCCGGGGCGGTAATAAATCCCTGATGCACACCCAAAACTGGAGTCGCAATGTGTCGCATCAATGCCGCTGGTTTGGTGGCAACGCCAATGACCACCGAAAGCTCAAGGAGGGCGATGATGGCTGGGACACGGCGACTGAAGTGGTGCGTGACCTTAAACGTGGCGATGAGGGGTTCAATAACTTCACTCAGGGCGAGTATGATATTATCGTTGCCAACAACTACGCCGAGTATGGGCAGACTCTGTCGTGGGGTGCCAAGGGGCGGAAAATCATCTTTCAGGGGAATATTGCCCGTTTCATGACCGACTATGCGATTGGATCGGAAGGTGGTGAGGAAGTGATTTTCAACGGGAACGTCGTGACGAATGGTTACACCGCTGGATTCGTTTGCATGTATTGGTCCGACAAGCTCGTATTCAGTAACAATATCGTCATGGTTAAAGACGAGCCCATCGAGATGGAATACAGCACGTATTCTACGCCGGAGCCGTATCAGGGGAATTTTATACGCTTACATTCCGCTGGGCCCAATTATAAGAGCGGCGCAGGCCAGACCTTGATCACGGGGAATCTTTTCGTGAACGAGCTCAAGGATCGTCCCCGCAATATCAACATCGCGGGAAGCCGCGATGTCACGATCAGCAACAATAAATTTGTCAATGGTGGCATTCGCACTAAGGGAGGAACCGGGCGAGTGCTGGTTCTCGGGAACGATTTCAGAATGAATATTCCTTACGAGGAGCAATGGCTGCGCATTGCGGAAGGCGTTGATGAATTTATCTTCCGCAATAATGTCGTCAAAAGCGAGGCCCCCTTGGAAAATAGATCGCCGACCGAATGGCTGATGATCGCTGGGACCAGTGCGCGGCGCGATGAAGCTCCAAAGACGCGTATGATTGAAGAGAATGTCATCGAGGGATTTCCCAAGGCGGTCGCCGTTCGGGTGAGTTCCGAGGATGTTAAAGATAAGATTCTCGTCTCCAATAATCGAACCGACGGCGGCTTGTATTTGGAGGGGCTTGCCTCCGGCTACTATGCATACATCGAGGGAAATGTGGACCTGCGCACAATGTCTCCGATGAAGGTTCAAATACTCAATCGTGTTCCGGATCCACTTCCGGAGCCAAAGCCGACACCACAGGATTTGGCGGATGAAGATTCTGAGAAGGTGACCTTGTGA
- a CDS encoding substrate-binding domain-containing protein, with translation MKNTSAFTLNPRRTTLVEECYALLYDAIESGRWKDAIPSERDLCAEMDVSRPTLRAALLKLEAEGILSKQGLRRRTVSRTSKAKPRKQNIVCLLSPIEISSMQEHDLIWLNELRMLLGNSNYVLRVLVRPGIFTKQTNRVMEVISQDTVTACWILYRSNLALQKWFLKNDKASQVVVVGSTHPGIELSSVDMDHRAVCRHAATMLMRLNHHRICYIGSSKKHAGDLCSEEGFLDAFSRVKGDEFTPLFAHHDGSVDVIVRTLDGILNMARRPTAFVVANSNHVLTIMTHLACRGWIAGRDYALLARDYAPFYEHLVPSIACYSNTPKSSAKEVARIIISHAKGITNEIITKRTIPDLIRGDSLCSIATQ, from the coding sequence ATGAAAAATACCTCTGCTTTTACCCTCAATCCCCGGCGCACGACTCTTGTGGAAGAGTGCTATGCCTTGCTGTATGACGCGATTGAATCCGGCAGATGGAAGGACGCGATTCCGAGTGAGCGTGATTTGTGTGCCGAGATGGATGTCAGCCGACCTACCTTGCGGGCTGCGCTTCTGAAGCTTGAGGCGGAAGGGATTCTCAGCAAGCAGGGGCTCCGGCGGAGAACGGTCTCCCGGACATCAAAGGCGAAGCCCAGAAAGCAGAATATAGTATGCTTACTCTCGCCGATTGAGATTTCCAGCATGCAGGAGCACGATTTGATCTGGTTGAACGAGCTTCGTATGTTGTTGGGGAACTCGAATTACGTTCTCCGTGTATTGGTTCGGCCCGGTATTTTCACAAAGCAAACGAATCGGGTCATGGAAGTCATTTCGCAAGACACCGTGACTGCTTGCTGGATCTTATACCGCTCGAACCTGGCCTTGCAAAAATGGTTTCTGAAAAACGATAAAGCTTCCCAGGTCGTTGTTGTCGGCTCGACACACCCGGGTATTGAGCTGAGTTCAGTGGATATGGACCACCGTGCCGTCTGTCGACATGCCGCGACGATGCTTATGCGTTTGAACCATCACCGGATCTGCTACATCGGTTCGAGTAAGAAGCATGCCGGCGACCTTTGTAGTGAAGAGGGCTTTCTCGATGCATTCTCCCGAGTCAAAGGGGATGAATTTACGCCTCTTTTTGCGCACCACGATGGAAGTGTGGATGTGATTGTTCGAACGCTGGACGGCATCCTCAACATGGCGCGCAGACCCACTGCATTTGTGGTGGCCAATTCAAACCATGTTTTGACCATCATGACGCATTTGGCATGTCGCGGTTGGATTGCCGGCCGGGATTATGCGCTGCTGGCCCGTGATTACGCTCCCTTTTATGAGCACTTGGTGCCTTCGATCGCATGCTATAGTAATACGCCGAAAAGTTCTGCCAAGGAAGTGGCCCGCATCATCATCAGTCATGCCAAGGGCATTACGAACGAGATTATTACGAAGCGAACGATACCCGACTTAATCAGAGGGGATAGCTTATGCTCCATTGCGACTCAATGA
- a CDS encoding dihydrodipicolinate synthase family protein, producing the protein MKTTVSNPEIQSSTSTQSKFEFWAAPFTPFSSDGIEVCYKTIERQAQHLIENGVEGAFICGTTGEGFSLSTDERKKIAETWVKGFGSQIKVIVHVGHNCLEKSQELCKHAEEIGAYAVASIGPCFFPPTSPEALVEMLQQIAQSCELPFFYYHMPSMARVPYKASELLPSLMERIPNFAGIKFTHEDIEDFSTCVDIAGDDCRMFFGRDEILLEGIRNGAHGAVGSTYNYHIHLYRAVLDAFLMGDLEEAEANQKKAQDFINLFLKYGGLNAGKALMKMCGVDCGGPRLPLTELDPSEYQQMQKEFSEAGFFQ; encoded by the coding sequence ATGAAAACAACCGTCTCCAACCCAGAGATTCAATCTTCCACCAGCACTCAATCAAAGTTTGAGTTTTGGGCGGCCCCTTTCACCCCCTTCAGTTCCGACGGAATAGAAGTCTGCTACAAGACAATCGAGCGACAGGCCCAACACTTGATCGAAAATGGCGTTGAAGGCGCATTTATCTGTGGCACCACAGGCGAAGGCTTCTCCCTTTCGACGGATGAACGTAAAAAAATCGCCGAGACTTGGGTCAAAGGGTTCGGCTCACAAATTAAGGTGATCGTCCATGTTGGGCACAACTGTTTGGAAAAGAGCCAAGAGCTCTGCAAACATGCAGAAGAAATCGGTGCCTACGCCGTCGCTTCGATCGGCCCTTGCTTTTTCCCTCCAACGAGTCCTGAGGCCTTGGTGGAAATGCTACAGCAGATTGCCCAAAGCTGCGAGCTCCCCTTCTTCTATTATCACATGCCCTCCATGGCCCGCGTCCCTTACAAGGCATCGGAACTACTACCGAGCCTGATGGAGCGCATCCCCAACTTTGCCGGTATCAAATTTACACACGAGGATATTGAAGATTTCAGCACCTGTGTCGACATCGCAGGCGATGATTGCCGAATGTTCTTTGGTCGTGATGAAATCCTTCTGGAAGGGATCCGGAACGGTGCCCATGGCGCGGTAGGCAGCACCTACAACTATCATATTCATCTGTATCGTGCCGTTCTGGACGCATTCCTCATGGGAGATCTGGAAGAAGCCGAAGCCAACCAGAAAAAGGCTCAGGACTTCATAAACCTGTTCCTGAAATACGGTGGCTTAAATGCAGGCAAAGCCCTAATGAAAATGTGCGGGGTCGACTGTGGCGGTCCGCGCTTGCCACTTACAGAATTGGATCCGTCCGAATACCAGCAAATGCAAAAAGAGTTTTCCGAGGCAGGCTTCTTCCAATAA